The sequence below is a genomic window from Montipora capricornis isolate CH-2021 chromosome 14, ASM3666992v2, whole genome shotgun sequence.
tgtttttagacccaatGAAACACGTGCTGTGTGTTTTATTCCACAAGAATCGTTTGCCTCGGGAGtctgaacaaaggttcaaaatgtgaggtgaagatattagcatacaagaaaagcAAGCCGTTCCTCATTACTATAAAGAATTGTGACCAAGGGCTAAGGGTTCGtatttacatactctcatctctTGCCCGAAATAAAATGAACTCGCTCCATGTACCAGAATTACAATTTGCCAGTAGGACAGTATGTTGTACATGCTGGATGTTGTCTCAAGTTCCTTTGAAAATTCTTCCTGTCCACACTTACAAATGATTTGAGACTTTCATATATTCTaaagagaatgaaaaaaaaaaattcaattcaattaaaACAAGCAGGTCAAGAAACGCATGAAAGAAACTTTCGATTGGGATGTGTTTAATTTCTTATTTCTTCACACCAGATTTTGTTGGCCAGTTTTACAACACGTAGCTCGAAGACAATTCATTCATTATGCATTCAAATGTAAAACCACTTCCTTAATCTTCTTTGCAGGGAAACGTGATTTATCATGAAATCATGACTCCTTCTTGGTTAGAAGCGCATGCCTCGTATATGAGCAACGCTCGTACATCAACTTCCAAACAACTCACATTCAACCCAATCCCAGAGAAACAAGCGGCTCTTCTCAAAGTGCCATTGATCTCCTCTGGTGTGATTAAAGTCTCTACGCCGCTGACTGCCGAGATTGTGGTCGCAAATAACATCAGCATCGGAAAGAGCGAGTACAGCAACATTAGGTATGTCGTGTCAGATGGTGAGAAGTTTGTGGGCATTCAGACTTTCGGCAAGAACTTGTACAACTCATATCCTCCGTGCAGTGGTGTTGAAGGTGTCTCTGGCGCTACCGCAACGGATCTCCAGTGGACAGGTCATAGCCCTAAACCCAGTGATTCTTTTTATCCCGGACGGTTTGTTTTTACTCTTAAGCTGAATGAGCGCTGGGGATCGTGCTACACTGCGCATGACGGAGGCTTTACGAAGACTGTTGGCTACAGTAAGCGCCTGACTCTCAGCAAAGGACTCACTTTGGAAGTCTATAAAGGCGTGAACGACGGAGATAAAGTTGGGATCAAGTCAATCATGGTCACCATTATCCAAGATGACGCTTAGTGCTGCAACAAGAAAAACCTGTTTCGTGAAACCACGATTTATAATCTAGAACTCTAGAATTCGTAAAGTTAGAGCAGTCATAAAATCTGGAAACAGGAAGCATTTTAATGTCACTTTCGAGCCATTAATAAAAGCAAGAAAACGGTGGGAGAATACGTTTGTTTTGCCGGAATATATTCGCCTTTGACATAATATTCACCAAAAAGGTAAAAGGGTATGTACACAaggctagaaaaaaaaattgcgatcaaaactgacttttgtttTTACCGTTTGTGACCATCAGGGTTCAGTTAGCCTTTAGAGGCAATTCCTATCACCCATATCATTCTCTCACAATTCTCACTGGGGGAAAGGCCTGGGAATAAGGTTGATTTCGCTCCGAATTAGTTGATTCTTTGCTCTAATTGAATAACCACTTCGCGCCTAAAAGAGTAAGGAACTGTACACAGGGCTTTTCCACGACCTTTGCAATAGATCATTATCGAACAGTTTCTCTGATTATCTCTTAATAATATtcataacaataatgataataatgttagtaataataataataataataataataataataataataataataaattattggatgagattgagcatgatatcatgaattatcaaaaccgaggtctgtgttatctgccgaagccgaaggctgaggcagataacacagacacgaggttttgataattcatgatatcatgcgaaaacagaattcaataattgttttattacacatttttcacataattcatcctcacaaacagaagcgaagcgttcagccatgaACACTcaaaggggcttagtaaccaggcagacgttgaacttgacatgataaatgtaatatctgcagcagatattgcatttatcatgtcaagttcacaagctattgttccgttgaacaagagaccaaacacgccaatacggagaaagaaccgaatttaatttaacaagacaattcgatctaaaatacaaagaaattgcgttggcactcggccttacaaatgttcaaaagaaacagaaaattaacGGTTCTTTACGGTTCTTTTGCgtctcacaggattatgaacattgaagggttgtgagacggggcctacagtttatcgtccttatccgagaagatttAAAAGTTTAACCATTGGTAGATGTCGTTgtaaaggcagcactttcttctcagttatttaaagaccctgagtgttggtccggcctcACGATCTCCCGCGTGAcaacccggtgctcaaccaactgagccaccggtgcgcggcaTGCCAGTAAGTGATACTAAGCTCTCAATGAATAAACAAAAGGATCATAGGATACCTGATCTTAAAACGATTAGCCCGCGATTGGTAACCTTTGAAGGCGTGCCAACAAAAAAGACACATAAAGCGTGATAGATAACGACGGGTTGACACCATTTTATTCTTTGCCACTCAACGATATTTGAATACCAATTGGGTGCTCATCGGGAGTAAGAGAAGTCACAATGCAAAAGTACTGTTTCCACCTCATATTGATCTTTGGTCTCAACGACTTTGTCTTCCCGGTAAGTCATCTTAGTATTGAGTTTTCTTTTGCCTATTCGATTTTGTGCACATAATGGGGCGAGGCTCGCAAAGAAATCGTTGCATAGGCCCAATTCTCCGTATGTGCAACAACAGGCATTTCAAAAGTATCTTTGCTTTGGAAAGACGAGGGAGGTATCAACACGATATTTACGCATCTTGGCTGAGAATGAATATTGCCCAAATAAAAGAGCTCAGTCTTCTATCCCTCGCCGAGAGTCTCCTTCATTGATTTTTCTGGACTGCTTTTGACTTTTTGTCGCTTCTTTTTGCTGGTGGTAACATCCATATACCACCATAGCAATTTTTATGTATTACTGAGTATTAAACTCACCTACTATTACCctcttttaattaatttttccgTAAACCAATGCAACAAATCAACAATTGCAATACAAGGTTTGCTGCAAAGTAGTATTATTAACACATCTTTAATGGAATCAGTTTAACGTACTCCAAATTTAAACTAGCAGCGCAGGCGAGTGTTTTCAAACgcgataaaacatgtgctgtgAGTTTTACTCCACAAGATTTATGTCCGTCGGGAGTCTGAAAAAAGGTTCAAAATGTGAGGAGAAGATATTCAggatattagcatacaagaaaagcAAGTCTGGTCTCATAACTATAAAGAATTATAATACGGCCGAGTGTTATATCGGGTTTAAAGCTAATGCACGCGGCGTTTTCTTGGTGCTGTTatgcttatgaattattaacgaATTGTTGAAATAAGATTTCGTTGATAAAGAGATTAGATATTCTTTATTATCTTTTTCTCAGTGGGCGAGCGGGCTGAATTCTGCAAATCCTgcgatctgattggctctggCAGCGGGCGGAATTTTTCTGTCTTGCCTGCCAACGcgggcggaatcctagccctggttgcgTGCGCTTGTGTAacgaccttaaatttccatttttttttttcaccaatccgtttacatacagacgTAGGTGTTTCCAAACAGATCTTTGTCAGACAAGAGGCGTGGAAATAAAActtaaacaaaaatatttctgtttaaaacgttcagtttgtaagtggcttactgcattcgctatcaagcgcggtgcgagtcaacaatttaCAAAGCGATTtcagagagacagagagagaaaaaaaaaaagcgaaggGTCGgcccgtatagcgaaaaactgtgacctctgtcttaaaggaaaggaaaggaaaggaactttattgaagtgtctaaTCTTttagcgccgtagagcactaatcggggacactgtaaattgaaattaacaagttaacgcaaatcaaatcaaatgttggtttttgaggacaggggaaaccggagtacccggagaaaacctctcggtgcagagtggagaaccaacaaactcaacccacatatgacgccgagtctgggaatcgaacccgggccacattggtgggaggcgagtgctctcaccactgcgccatccctgcaccctgtCTTGAAAAATTTGCTCGCAGCCTGCGGCTGCGGGCAGCATTTTTAAGACCTCGCGGTCACAggttttcgctatacggacctcccagctggtaAATAACATATATTTCTCTTGGTTCAAAAAGAAAACGAGTTTCTATGTGCTAAAGATAATCAGTTTTTCTGACCATAGTTCCTTCTGGATTAAATACTGTTTTGTGGTATAAATACTCCGATCCGAATGTAGTCATTTGCTTATTAATTTATGCTAGTCTACAGGAACTTGCATGATTCGTAAATTGGTTTTTATCGCGTATCTCAGGTACTATCTAACCAACTCATTTATTAAATTGTAAATTATAAATAATCTATTTGGTAACATGAGTGAaataaatttgttgttgttgttgttgttgtttacaggGAAATGTAATTTATCATCAGACCATGACTCCTAATTGGCTGGAGATGCATGCCTCGTATATCGACGGCCCGCATGAGTCAACTGCCAAACAACTGACATTCAACGCAGCCTCAGAGGACAACGCTTCTCTTCTCTAAGTGCCATTGATTCCCTCAGGTGTTATAAAAGTCTCGACACCGCTGACTGTCGAGATTGTGGGCGCAAATGACGTCAGCATCGGAGAAAGCGTGGATAGTGACGTTAGCTATGGCGTTTCAGATGGTGACAAGTTTGTGGGCTTTGAAACTGTCGACAAGCACAATTACAAGTCATATGCTCCGTGTTATGGAGTTGAAGGTGTCTCTGGCGCGACCACATCTGCTCTGCGATCTGAAAGTGTAACCCCTAAATCCATTTATTCTTTTTATTCCGGTCGGTTTGTTTCTACTGTAGATCTTAAGCTGAATGAGCGCTGGGGATCGTGCTACACTGCGCATGACGGAGGCTTGATGAGGACGGCTGGTTACAATAACCGCCTGATTCTCAGTAAACGACTCACTTTAGAAGTGTATCGAGGCGACAAAGGGGAAAGAGTTGGAATCAAGTCAATCATGGTCACCATTATGCAAGATGACGCTTAGTgcgacaacaaaaaaaaagttaataaaagttaaaaaaaaaaaaaaaaagttttacaaactcggagctgaAAGTtgaaacttatgaaatatttcgtccgttttttcaaccggacttcatcagtcaatgatatgaatgttaaaaagatgaattttaaaaaagggtttttaacgcctcttgggggttagaattgtgtcatagatagctgctaattcgtaaccattgtctctgtttaacgccggtttcgtaagtttaatttgaatagcttcttttatcctgcgtttgaaggtgttaacttcggttgatagtacttttgtcttatttgggtccaccgagtggccctccaggcgacaatgctcgtgaatagctgatgaacttcttgattggtgttctttcactctgatttccagagagcgggccgtttcgccaacgtactccttgttacacttttcacaatggatctggtacacagtaccgcatttcttgagattgacagttgtgtccttgacacgtaccaattgtgatcttagagaattgacgggtttatgaataagtgtaacctcgtgtgacttgaaagctctttgcaggcgttccgagattcctttgatgtatggcgttgatgcatagattttcttctcgttttgcGGCTCTTCGGTATCTTCTGTTGTAGATTTTGGATGTGGTATTGTTAGCATCCATTCTGGatagttattcatttttagagCTTGCTTGACGTGCTGTGTTTCTCTAGTTCTGTCATCGTTTTCCGTAACCAAGGTCTGAGCTCTCAACATCAGGGTGTTAACCACAGCTCTTTTGTGTTGTAGATGATGGTTTGATTGGAAGTTTAGGTACTGGTCCGTGTGCGTAGGTTTGCGGTACACGGAGATCTTGGTAGAACCATCTTGGTTAATACTCACACAGGTATCAAGgaaaggaatcctgccatcCTTTTCTTGTTCCGAAGTGAACTGGATATGTTGATCAATGGAGTTTAGATGTTCTGAGAAGGAATCGACGGCGTTTTCGTGAATCTTGGCCATCGTGTCGTCAACATTTCGATACCACATAGTTGGAGGGGTGGGGGCGGTGTCCAGAGCTCTGCTCTCAAACTGTTCCATGTAGAGATTGGCCACTACAGGGGAAATTGGAGACCCCATGGCagctcctttcttttgtttgtagaATTCACCCTGGAATGTGAACTATGTGCTCGAGAGGCAGATCTCTAGTAGAACAGGGCATCTATCCGGTAAGCTCTGGTCACTTTCCAGTTTGGCTCCGACAACTGGAATGGCTTCATTGATCGCAATGCTGGTAAACAGTGAGAAAACATCGTATGAAACGAGTTTCTGTCCAGGGGGTACTTCAAGTTCTGCAATCTTGTTGACAAAGTCTTCACTGTTGACGATGTGATGACTGTTGAGGCCAACAAGAGGTTTCATAATCTTAGCAAGGAACTTGGCAGTATCGTACATCACGCTACCAACGCTCGAAACTATTGGCCGTAGCGGTACGTCTTTCTTGTGAATCTTGGGTAGCCCGTAGAACTTTGGGACATTCTCTGCTGTGGGGCACAGTTGAGTGTAAAGATAATTAGGGATTCTCTCTTCTTTGCGCCACTCCTTCAAGGTTTGaatgagtttgtttttgatggCTCTGGTTGGGTcagatgtcagtttttcatacgTATTGGTATCGTCTAGAAAAGTTGTTTCGTGAAACCAGATTTATAATCTACAACTCTAGAATTCGTAGTGTTAGCgcagtcaaaaaaaaaaaaaagtggagaCAGGAAGCATTTTAATTTCACTTTTGAGCcattaatttaataaaaacaagaaaaaggtGGTAAAATGCGTTTGGAATGATAAAGGGTTTATATGCAGCACATTTCACATCAATTTCATGGCGGTTTATAATTCTTTCTCTGGGGTGAGATCGGACTTCAGCCTGTAAAGGCgactctggcagccgctattaGTCCATAGTTGATCTCACCCACCCAACCCATACATAAATGTGAAAGGAGGATAGACAACATCGTGACCCCCCTCTAATTATCAtaaaaaaacttcgcacttagactcgctttgatgaggaagcagacatgaactcggaaatggcctatttgaggCTTGGTGATGAAATCAGCAAGGCAGAAGccatcacgcataagggctattcCCATCACCCATTCCCTCGGAATTCTCATCGAAGAAAAGGCCTGGGAATGAGATTGATTTCGCTTGGCACAGCGCTACTTGAATTTCCGCGAGCTAAACGAGAAAGAAACTGTAGACAGGGTTTCGACAAGATTATTGATCATTATCACTCTCTGACGCATAATAAGCTTCCTACTAATTACAGAAAATAGGAAACTTAGTTCTCTCTTACCGCAGAATTAGACATCCTCGCCATACAAACCTGTGAAGTGAATCCTTTGTTTCGCTACTGTGGGTGTAACAATATTATTCTTTAATGAAGTGCGGCGGTTATAGAGGAACGACGATTCGCACTAATTACTTTTATCTGGGTAATTTAAAAATTACCCAGATAACTGGGCGAAGATCACTTTAATGATCTTCTTTCGaatattgttcttgtttgctgTCTTTTGTTTCCCTTGTGTGCAACAGTTTTTCACCCCGAAAGTGAGCTTTGTAACCTTTAATTAAACTTATAAACCAAAGAGAAAGTAAACTTTTTGGTGGATTTATTAATATCTTCTGTAATCTTTTATAACGTTGTGAAACGTCTTTGCTTTGCCCTCTTGTGTTGGTATAAGATTCTTGTCTTGTGTTTGCCACGTCATCCGTGAATTCCACAGCTCTTTGCATATGTCGCACGTTTCTTGATAAGACCAGGCGGGAAAGGGATTTGTAATAGCCACTAGACCAACCTCACAAGTTAATAATTACAAATGAATCGGAATTTTTTACCCTTCAACTAACACCAGAGGGACATAACATCACGATCATTTAAAAGATAACACACGCTTTGGTCGACTTAATTattaaaatactgtttatctgcTGGCTCTGTTTGTTCAAAATGAACGCTTTCACTTAATTAACTTCATTGAAGCAGCTGTGCGGTTTGCGATTTGCGAAAACCTTCAATCCGCTGATGGGCACAGCCCGTTCACTTCCATTCTGCCGTAATACGAAATTTACCAACGACGAAGGCTACGGCGACGACGACGcgcgccacaaaacaataatatggctataaaagaagaaaataatcgcgctgcacgtgcggcacgcattttggCAAGGACACTCTTGCGGTATTTTGCATAATGAACTCACCAAAATTGAGGTTTTTATGACAAAGGTGAGCATACTGCAAATGGGAATTTTTCATTATCTATTTTAACCTGAAACAGCTAGTTCCATTTTCATATTTAGGATACTTCTCTCACCTTGTtcgacgtgaacaagatgggaTGATCGCGTAAGAGTTACAATACTGGAAATTTATAATTTGAGGTGACGTTGTCGTAGATCTTGAAGTTCAACAAATTTATTGTGTGCATATTGCAAATATAACTTAAAGATAAGCAAGCTAAATAATACAATAATTGCATCATAGCAAAAGATAAACAGTGCCTCAACAACACGAAAATCCTTGTCAattttttacaaaacattggCCGAGTGTTATCAATGACTCATCGAATTAACCAATTCATTCTTTGGTTGGCTTCATCTGCGTGCACAACGCGAACTTGAAATCCAGTGATACATTAAGAAGTCGAAGCGGAATTCCGTCAAAATGCTGAGTTTTACTCTCCTTCCATCGATACTGGCTCTGAGTGGAATTGTCTCATCAGTAAGTGCATGTGTGTGGGGGATTATTGACAAGATTGACAAACAAATTAGAAATGATACAAACCGATGTATATTCATGATATTCAACTGAATTCCCGTTGTACTGAAAGAGATGATGTAGGGTAACCCCTGCGTATGAAATGTAAATCCCCTTTTGTTTTAAATG
It includes:
- the LOC138033607 gene encoding uncharacterized protein, with the protein product MTPSWLEAHASYMSNARTSTSKQLTFNPIPEKQAALLKVPLISSGVIKVSTPLTAEIVVANNISIGKSEYSNIRYVVSDGEKFVGIQTFGKNLYNSYPPCSGVEGVSGATATDLQWTGHSPKPSDSFYPGRFVFTLKLNERWGSCYTAHDGGFTKTVGYSKRLTLSKGLTLEVYKGVNDGDKVGIKSIMVTIIQDDA